The following DNA comes from Rhodothermales bacterium.
TTAGCGCCATTCTGCCCGATCTCACCCTGGAAGAGGTCCTCACCTTTGCCGCGCAGGAGGGGTTTGACTGCGTCGAAGTGATGTGCTGGCCGGCCGGCAAGGCCGAGCGCCGCTACGCCGGCGTGACGCACATCGACGTGACTTCTTTTGGTAAAAAGGAGGCGAAAGCCGTCCAACAACTCGTCGCCGACACCGGCGTCGCCATCAGCGGACTGGGGTATTATCCCAACCCACTGTGCCCGGATGAGGACGAAGGGAAGGTCTATGCCGACCACATCAAGAAGATGATCGATGCCGCCGAGCGGTTAGAGATTGGCGTGGCGAATACGTTTATCGGGCGGGACTGGACGAAGACGGTCGACGAAAACTGGCCGCGCTTCAAGAAGGTCTGGAAACCGCTCATCAAACACGCCGAGCAGCACGGCGTCCGCGTGGCCATCGAAAACTGCCCCATGTCGTTCACGCGCGACGAATGGCCCGGCGGAAAGAATCTCGCCCACTCGCCGGCCATCTGGCGCCGTATGTTCGATGAGATCTCGAGCGACTTCTTCGGGCTGAACTACGACCCCTCGCACATGATCTTGCAGCACATGGACTACCTGAAGCCCATGCGCGAGTTCGCCGGCAAGCTCTTCCACATCCACGCCAAAGACGCTCGCATCGACCGCCATCGGCTGGACGATGTAGGCGTTTTCGCCTTCCCGAACCAGTTCCACACCCCCAAACTGCCTGGCCTCGGCGATGTGAACTGGGGCCAATTCGTGGCAACTCTGGGCGATACGGGGTACCAGGGCGCCATCTGTGTCGAGGTGGAGGACCGCGCCTTCGAAGGCTCGGTGGAAGCCCGCAAGGCCGCCCTCCGGCAGAGCCATGCGTACCTGCGTCAGTTTATCCCGAAGTGGTGACGTGCGCCGTCATCCCCCGATCCAGGAAACTTCATCCCGCACTTGATGCGGGATCCAGTCGGGTTAGCAACCCTATTCTGGGTCCTGGATCAAGTCCAGGATGACAATCTTTTTTTGCGCCGAGCTCATTGTAAACACCTCTCGATAAACATGAACAAACAATCCGTAATGGCTCAGTTCGACCTCACGGGTCAGGTCGCGATCATCACCGGCGCCGGCGGGGCGCTCTGTGGCACGCTCGCGCACGCCCTGGCGGCCGTCGGCATGAAGGTGGCCGTGCTGGACCTGAACCTCGAACAGGCCCGAAAGGTGGCGCATGAGATCGAGCAGGCCGGCGGCGAGGCGCAGCCTTTCGCCTGCGACGTCATGAACGAGGAGCAGCTCCACATCTGCCGGGAGCGGATCGAGACGCTCTGGGGCCCGCCGCACTGCCTCATCAACGGCGCCGGCGGCAACGACCCACGTGGCACGACGACGGAGGAGTTTCTGGAGCCGGGCGCGCTGGACAAAGAGGGCGTCACGGGGTTCTTCGACCTCGAATACGCCGGCTTCCAGTTCGTATTCGGGCTCAACTTCATGGGGACGTTCCTCCCGACAAAGGTCTTTGCAAAAAGCATGGTGACGGCCGGCCGGGGCTCGATCGTCAATATCTCCTCGATGAGCGCCCTCGCGCCGCTGACGAAGGTGTCCGCCTACTCGGCCGCCAAAGCGGCCGTGGCCAACTTCACCCGCTGGCTGTCGGTCCA
Coding sequences within:
- a CDS encoding sugar phosphate isomerase/epimerase family protein: MKLGFVSAILPDLTLEEVLTFAAQEGFDCVEVMCWPAGKAERRYAGVTHIDVTSFGKKEAKAVQQLVADTGVAISGLGYYPNPLCPDEDEGKVYADHIKKMIDAAERLEIGVANTFIGRDWTKTVDENWPRFKKVWKPLIKHAEQHGVRVAIENCPMSFTRDEWPGGKNLAHSPAIWRRMFDEISSDFFGLNYDPSHMILQHMDYLKPMREFAGKLFHIHAKDARIDRHRLDDVGVFAFPNQFHTPKLPGLGDVNWGQFVATLGDTGYQGAICVEVEDRAFEGSVEARKAALRQSHAYLRQFIPKW
- a CDS encoding SDR family oxidoreductase, coding for MNKQSVMAQFDLTGQVAIITGAGGALCGTLAHALAAVGMKVAVLDLNLEQARKVAHEIEQAGGEAQPFACDVMNEEQLHICRERIETLWGPPHCLINGAGGNDPRGTTTEEFLEPGALDKEGVTGFFDLEYAGFQFVFGLNFMGTFLPTKVFAKSMVTAGRGSIVNISSMSALAPLTKVSAYSAAKAAVANFTRWLSVHFAHTGVRVNALAPGFFMTEQLRFLHIDQTTGEYTPRAKKVIAHTPMGRYGEPEELIGTVIYLLSDASRFVTGNIVPIDGGFSSYSI